In the Euphorbia lathyris chromosome 5, ddEupLath1.1, whole genome shotgun sequence genome, one interval contains:
- the LOC136229427 gene encoding phosphatidylinositol/phosphatidylcholine transfer protein SFH9 produces the protein MPGEAIFIQENERVNGVDLETSEDEKRRRKPRSFKKKAMSASTRLTHSLRKRGKRVADCRFAAISIHDVRDAKEEAAVNAFRQTLIEKNLLPPRHDDYHTLLRFLKARKFDTDKTLLMWSEMLYWRKENGVDTIIQDFVYDEYEEVQRYYPHGYHGVDKEGRPVYIERLGKAEPSKLMSATTVDRFLRYHVQGFERMFAEKFPACSIAAKRHIDSTITILDVHGLNWMSFGKVAHDLVMRMQKIDGDNYPETLHQMFIVNSGSGFKLLWNTAKGFLDPKTTSKINVLGNKFQNKLLEFIDSSQLPEFLGGSCSCPNEGGCLRSDKGPWNDPELMKLVHAGEAMYLRKIKCSDDDDDLEIKFSASKVSRNEISSADSGSGVKPSTSSLIEQMPLSEEGRMGDPASVCNLVDHVSPRAEDSSSTNGSTSNVNASIQQKKLIPQMMSFVVCFMLKLFAWTFLLLPRLGLYFVAPRRHRQLPNPQSPPLEESDSQEQHVREEIKEDSLHPCWQRLQHLETMVNELANKPNKIPPEKDDMLLESLSRIRGIEHDLQKTKKALFATASKQVELAESLESLKQHALNGVKSCWPRNCGSFPQER, from the exons ATGCCAG gggAGGCAATTTTTATTCAGGAGAATGAGAGGGTTAATGGTGTTGATCTGGAGACTTCGGAGGACGAGAAAAGGAGAAGAAAGCCCAGATCTTTTAAGAAAAAAGCAATGAGTGCGTCGACGAGGCTCACGCACAGTCTCAGGAAGCGCGGCAAGCGGGTGGCGGATTGCCGATTCGCGGCAATTTCGATTCATGATGTTCGAGACGCCAAGGAGGAAGCCGCAGTCAACGCGTTTCGTCAGACATTGATCGAAAAGAACCTGCTTCCGCCTCGTCATGACGATTATCATACTTTATTGAG GTTTCTAAAGGCTCGAAAGTTTGACACAGATAAAACTCTTTTGATGTGGTCAGAAATGCTCTACTGGAGAAAAGAGAATGGCGTAGATACTATTATACAG GATTTTGTATATGATGAATATGAAGAAGTTCAGCGTTATTATCCTCATGGTTACCATGGTGTAGACAAAGAAGGTCGCCCAGTTTATATTGAAAGACTTGGCAAAGCTGAACCTAGCAAGTTAATGAGTGCCACCACAGTGGATCGGTTCTTAAGATATCATGTTCAGGGATTTGAGAGGATGTTTGCTGAGAAATTTCCTGCATGTTCAATTGCAGCCAAGAGGCACATAGATTCTACAATAACAATATTGGATGTGCATGGCCTG AACTGGATGAGTTTTGGGAAGGTTGCACATGATCTGGTTATGCGAATGCAGAAAATTGATGGTGACAACTATCCCGAG ACATTACATCAAATGTTCATTGTTAATTCTGGTAGTGGATTCAAACTGCTATGGAACACAGCCAAAGGCTTTCTGGACCCCAAAACTACTTCAAAGATAAAT GTTTTAGGCAATAAATTCCAAAATAAGTTGCTTGAATTTATAGATTCAAG CCAATTGCCCGAATTTCTTGGTGGATCCTGCTCATGTCCAAATGAAGGCGGTTGTCTTAGATCTGACAAGGGGCCCTGGAATGACCCAGAGTTAATGAAA CTGGTACATGCTGGAGAAGCAATGTACTTGAGGAAAATAAAGtgttctgatgatgatgatgatttagAAATAAAGTTCTCTGCCTCCAAG GTTTCAAGAAATGAAATATCTTCTGCTGACTCAGGCTCAGGTGTCAAGCCAAGCACTTCAAGTTTGATTGAGCAAATGCCACTTTCTGAGGAA GGAAGGATGGGTGATCCAGCTTCTGTCTGCAACCTGGTTGACCACGTTTCTCCGAGGGCTGAAGATTCTAGTTCAACTA ATGGTTCAACCAGTAATGTCAATGCAAGCATACAGCAGAAGAAGCTCATTCCCCAGATGATGAGTTTTGTTGTTTGCTTCATGCTCAAATTGTTCGCATGGACATTTCTTCTCCTCCCGAGATTGGGGCTATATTTTGTAGCACCACGAAGACATAGACAATTGCCTAACCCACAGAGCCCACCACTGGAAGAGTCAGATTCTCAAGAGCAACATGTTCGAGAGGAAATAAAAGAGGACTCTCTCCATCCATGCTGGCAGAGGCTGCAGCATTTAGAAACAATGGTTAATGAGCTGGCTAACAAGCCTAACAAGATTCCCCCTGAGAAGGATGACATGCTTCTCGAGTCACTGAGTAGGATAAGAGGTATAGAGCATGATCTACAGAAGACAAAGAAG GCACTGTTTGCAACTGCATCAAAACAGGTGGAGCTTGCCGAGTCCCTAGAAAGTCTTAAACAACATGCATTAAAC GGAGTGAAATCTTGTTGGCCAAGAAACTGCGGATCATTTCCCCAAGAAAGATGA
- the LOC136231210 gene encoding trihelix transcription factor ENAP2: protein MSTPSPSPSPPPPESASHSPPTNPRTLTTKKPQPVPWTHEETVHLIEAYQEKWYSLKRGQLKANQWEEVAVTVAARCGYDYNHPTKSVIQCRHKMEKLRKRFREEKRRMSFTGACFWQYYDLMESLERGPMPISARPPALTRPRIAENEINEEAEGEMEMEDEFEEYDEEEEQEDEYEYRNKSRSINYILRKPTVVNRFADSGFGGEAMEKRKREEMAEEEMEIRIAGEIKGFTERIVGMERKKMEVMKETEKWRMEMEKKRIEMILDSQRKICGMISDAFNSQDELS from the coding sequence ATGTCCACACCATCCCCGTCCCCATCACCGCCGCCACCAGAATCAGCATCTCATTCGCCACCTACGAACCCTAGAACTCTCACCACCAAGAAACCCCAACCTGTCCCCTGGACTCACGAAGAGACTGTTCACCTAATCGAAGCCTATCAGGAAAAATGGTACTCGTTGAAACGCGGACAACTCAAGGCCAACCAGTGGGAAGAAGTTGCTGTAACAGTCGCCGCCCGCTGTGGCTACGACTACAATCACCCGACAAAATCCGTCATACAGTGCCGCCACAAGATGGAGAAGCTCCGGAAACGATTTCGCGAGGAGAAGCGTCGGATGTCGTTCACCGGCGCATGTTTCTGGCAGTACTATGATCTGATGGAATCGCTGGAACGCGGGCCTATGCCTATCTCTGCGAGGCCTCCGGCTTTAACACGGCCTAGGATCGCTGAAAATGAAATCAATGAAGAAGCGGAAGGGGAAATGGAAATGGAAGACGAATTTGAGGAATACgatgaagaggaagaacaagaagacGAATATGAGTATAGAAATAAATCCCGGAGTATTAATTATATACTCCGGAAACCTACCGTTGTGAATAGATTTGCAGATTCAGGATTTGGAGGCGAAGCGATGGAGAAGAGGAAGCGAGAGGAAATGGCGGAGGAGGAGATGGAAATACGAATAGCAGGGGAAATTAAGGGATTTACAGAGAGGATAGTGGGAATGGAGAGGAAGAAAATGGAAGTGATGAAGGAGACAGAGAAGTGGAGAATGGAAATGGAGAAAAAGAGGATTGAGATGATACTGGATTCACAGAGGAAAATTTGTGGtatgatttcagatgcatttaATTCACAGGATGAGTTGAGTTGA
- the LOC136231212 gene encoding protein FAR1-RELATED SEQUENCE 5-like, which produces MEGGTYMTLNSSSEPPSTEEVEAHDINDDEISSKVNNEYNEEESLPVGNPCDIDSIHSRMCQEWIPVVGMEFETEKDAHDFYNRYAYKFGFGTRLSKAHTSSTGFVRDRIFVCSAEGKREKNKRSIYVKVHRAKTRFGCQARMKIRYDSSVEKYIVSKFIANHTHLTSTPRKTHRFRSHRKISLAQNVMADMAEDSGLNPKETLELLSRQAGGREHLGFIAEDYRNYLRSKRTREMKSGDTGGVLEYQQKMQSNDPSFTYAIQVDADDLITNIFWADAKMKVDYDYFGDVVCFDTTYRKNKEGRSFAMFIGVNNHKQTLIFGAALLYDETAETFIWLFDTFVNTMSGKKPKSILTDQDPAMAKALATQWPESHHRLCIWHIYQNAAKHLKCVFEEFKDFAKEFSSIIYDYEDVEDFLIAWQKMLEKYKLEDNTWLSRLFDVKEKWALVYGRGTFSADITTTQRSESMNNSIKRYVTYKYDLLRFFRHFQRLVDDRRYKELIADFRASHTIPTLSFPVKILKDAAKVYTPALFKWFEVELCKAHDCTFKLFNDIGTMRIYEVTAHGKCFHHIVTFDLADNTISCSCKKFEFAGILCSHALKVLSTNDVKTIPSQYISKRWRKDIKDQVPKESYPNINDDDDDDRKGKIARRYRDFARLHTELTTIAAESDEAYEIASNALHMTLADVKTHLRTCQKPPEDITVINNTTHEVVNDEFGEHIVKGIKALQGLC; this is translated from the exons ATGGAAGGTGGAACTTACATGACATTAAATTCAAGCAGCGAGCCACCGTCAACGGag GAGGTTGAAGCTCATGATATTAATGACGATGAAATTTCTAGTAAAGTGAATAATGAATATAATGAAGAAGAATCGCTGCCAGTAGGCAACCCTTGTGATATTGACTCTATTCATTCAAGAATGTGTCAAGAATGGATCCCTGTAGTTGGTATGGAGTTTGAAACAGAAAAGGATGCACATGATTTTTATAATCGATATGCATATAAATTCGGTTTCGGTACTAGGTTAAGTAAAGCACATACATCATCCACTGGCTTTGTGAGAGACAGAATATTTGTTTGCTCAGCTGAAGGTAAACGTGAAAAAAACAAGAGAAGTATATATGTGAAAGTTCATCGTGCAAAGACTAGATTTGGTTGTCAAGCAAGAATGAAGATTAGATATGATTCATCGGTTGAAAAGTATATTGTTTCAAAATTTATTGCTAATCATACTCATTTGACTTCAACTCCTAGAAAGACACATCGGTTTCGATCTCATAGAAAAATATCTCTAGCACAAAATGTTATGGCTGACATGGCTGAAGATTCAGGACTAAATCCAAAAGAAACTCTTGAGTTATTGAGTAGACAAGCTGGTGGACGTGAGCATCTTGGATTTATCGCAGAAGATTATAGGAACTATTTACGTTCAAAGAGAACAAGAGAGATGAAGTCAGGTGATACAGGTGGTGTATTAGAATATCAACAAAAAATGCAATCAAATGATCCTAGTTTTACATATGCTATACAAGTTGATGCAGATGATTTGATAACTAATATTTTCTGGGCTGATGCAAAGATGAAGGTAGACTATGATTACTTTGGTGATGTAGTATGTTTTGACACCACTTATAGGAAAAACAAAGAAGGAAGATCATTTGCAATGTTTATTGGTGTTAATAATCACAAGCAAACACTTATTTTTGGAGCTGCATTGTTATATGACGAGACTGCTGAAACTTTTATATGGTTGTTTGACACTTTTGTGAATACAATGTCAGGGAAGAAACCGAAAAGCATATTGACCGACCAAGATCCTGCAATGGCTAAAGCTTTAGCCACACAATGGCCTGAATCACATCATCGATTATGCATTTGGCACATATATCAAAACGCTGCTAAGCATCTTAAATGTGTCTTTGAGGAGTTTAAGGATTTTGCTAAAGAATTTAGCAGCATAATATATGATTATGAAGATGTTGAAGACTTTCTAATAGCTTGGCAGAAGATGCTTGAAAAGTACAAACTCGAAGATAACACATGGTTGAGCCGATTATTTGATGTGAAGGAGAAATGGGCTTTAGTCTATGGACGTGGAACATTCAGTGCAGATATTACTACTACCCAGCGTAGTGAAAGCATGAATAATTCTATCAAGAGGTATGTAACTTACAAGTATGATTTGCTACGATTTTTTCGCCACTTTCAAAGATTAGTTGATGATCGTCGTTATAAAGAGTTAATCGCTGATTTTAGAGCTAGTCATACTATCCCTACATTATCATTCCCAGTGAAGATATTAAAGGATGCAGCAAAAGTATATACACCGGCATTATTTAAATGGTTCGAAGTTGAGTTATGTAAAGCTCATGATTGCACCTTTAAGTTGTTTAATGACATTGGAACTATGCGGATATATGAAGTGACTGCCCATGGAAAGTGTTTCCATCATATTGTGACATTTGATTTAGCTGATAATACTATCTCATGCAGTTGCAAGAAATTTGAATTTGCTGGAATTTTGTGTTCACATGCTTTAAAGGTTCTTTCAACTAATGATGTGAAAACCATTCCTAGCCAATACATTTCAAAGAGATGGAGAAAAGATATTAAGGATCAAGTACCAAAGGAGTCTTATCCAAATataaatgatgatgatgatgatgatcgaAAAGGGAAAATAGCAAGGCGTTACAGGGACTTTGCTCGATTACACACTGAATTGACAACAATTGCTGCTGAATCTGATGAGGCTTATGAAATTGCTTCAAATGCTCTTCACATGACTTTAGCTGATGTAAAGACACATTTAAGGACTTGTCAGAAACCTCCTGAAGACATCACAGTGATTAATAATACTACACATGAGGTTGTTAATGATGAGTTTGGTGAACATATAGTGAAAGGAATCAAGGCGTTACAGGGACTTTGCTGA